In the genome of Anaerosporomusa subterranea, the window GCGCCTTTTTCAATCTTGTCGTATGTTATATAGTCAACCGCAAGACTGGCAGCAAGTTCGCCCGATGCGGTGTCGTCAACAACCTGACCGGAGCCCTTACCGATTCTGGCGCCATTTGCGCGTAACTTATCAAAGAATTCCCAGCCGAACTGCTTTTCTAACAAGGCAACACTCATGTAGGCTGTTCCCGAAAGCGCGGGATCCGCTATACCGAAAGCGCCTTTATATTCCGGCTTATACAGGTCAGACCACTGAGTAGGCGGAGTCTTAATCTTGTCAGTATTGATGGCTATACCGAGGGTTCCGAGCCGGGCTGCGGTGAAATATCCATCATAGTCATCAAACGGATTTACGATGTCTTTTAGGAGTGGTGTCTTGTATTGTTCCAAGATGCCCTCTTTCTTCATGTTGTAGAAATCGGGAACCTCGCTTGTCCAGATAATATCTGCCAGGATTTTGCCGCTCTGCCGCTCTGCTGCGATCTTGGCCATGAGCTTGCCGGCGCCGGCGGACTGATAATCTACCTCAATACCAGGGTTTTTCTTCTTGAAGCCCTCAACTATCCCGCTGATGAGAGATTCCTTCATGGACGTGTAAATGATGAGTTTCTTGCCTGCTGCTGGTGCAGCGGGCGTTGCCGCTTTCTTATCGCTGCCGCCGCAGCCTGCGAGCAGGGTACTGCACAACATAACGATTGCTAACAGAAGAATGCTCTTTTTACTCATTTCCCTGAAATCCTCCTTATATTTAAACTATTATGGTTCTTGTATAAGCCGTTCTCCTTCATTCTCTTGTCCTAAATGCACGCTACAAATAGAAAAACAACCTCCCTTCTGGATTCTCAGAAAAACAACGGCAATCCTTTTGATATCGGTCTGTTCGGACGCCAGTAAGAGGGCAGATACTTGGCTTGCTTAGCGCAGAAAAAAACAGCCTTTTTGTGTTATTTTCTAAATTATCACACAACATAAGGCCGCAATGTAGCGGAAAAATCCCCCAACTTACTGTCGGAAAAATCCCTACAAATACTATTCAGTCGACAGTAGGCCATATTTTAGGGCGTAACTTACCAATTCACTCCTTTTAGTTGCTTGCAGTTTCTCACTTAGCCGCACTTTATACGTATCCACTGTTTTAATACTTAGCGATAGTCTCTCCGCTACCTCAGCTAGCGAATATCCGTGTGCAACCAGGCGCAAGACCTCCCGCTCCCTAGGGCTGAGCAGAATGTAAGGAGCTTTTTTATCAATCGCATCCTGTTCTCGGTTTAGTAAAACGTGCAGCAATAGTTTGGAATCTTGCTGGCTGAGATAGATACCACCTGCTTGCACAGCCTCAATTGCTTTGAACAAATCAGTGTCCGCCGCGCTTTTATGCACGTAAGCAGAGGCGCCTGCTTGCATTGCCCGTTTTATATAATTCTCATCTTCGTGCATCGTTAATACAATCACCTTAGCCTCAGGATAACGGCTTTTGATCTCCTTGAGACATTCAATTCCATCCATAGCAGGCATGGATAAGTCAAGCAACAAAATATCCGGTTGAAGCTGCTCAAACAGTTGTATGGTCTGCTCACCATCCGCCGATTCTCCAACCACTAGCATGTCCGGATTCCGCTGCAGCAGCAGTTTTAGGCCAGAGCGGAGTAGTTTATGGTCATCAGCTAGTAGCACCTTAAGCTTTTGTTTCACGATGACTCTCCTTTCCTCGGGCGGTATTGAGGAATTGCAATGGACAACTCAGCGCCGCCGTAGAGGGATTGTCTAATATCTAACCTGCCTTGAAGAAGCTCTACCCGTTCACGCATTCCATATAGTCCAAGCCGATTTTCTTTCTGCGCCCGAATTAGATCAGAATCAGAAATTCCCCTGCCATTGTCAGCTATAGTGACCATAATCTGATCTGGCAGAAAGGTTATGTTTATTGACACAGTGGTTGCGCCGGAGTGCTTAACAACATTGTTTAAGCTCTCCTGGACAATTCGGTAAAGGGCCACGGCAATTTGGCCATCAACAGAAGTTTGCTGGCCTGATGTATTTAGTTCGATGTTTAACCCATGTCGGATCGCAAATTTTTCGCTATACCGTTCTATAGCAGCGACTAAGCCGAGATCATCCAACGCAGGCGGTCTTAACTCAATTGCCAGATCGCGAACCTCTCGCAAAATATTGGCGGCGACGTCACGCCCCAGCAGCAAAGCATCTTTTTGCTCTTGATTCGGTGCATCTTCCGCTAAAACCCGCATTGTCAGCATAAGCGAGGTTAGCGCTTGACTTGTTTCATCGTGCAGCTCACGGGAAATCCTCTTGCGTTCGTCTTCCTGAGCTGTCATCAGCTTAGCAATTAACGTATCACGCATTTGTTCCTTGGCGAGAAGCTCACCAACCAGAACTTCTTTATCAGCGCTAGCCTGTATTAGGCTGGCAGCCATTTCGTTAAAAGCAGTAGCCAGCTTGCCAACCTCGCCTCTTTCACGGATATTAGCTCGAATTACAAGATTTCCCCGTGTTATGGATTCGGCAACTTCCGCTAGATTGCGAATTGGTTTCGTAATTAACGCCGATATCCTGCTGGATAAGAATACAGCCAGTACGCAAATAACGAGGACAGTAAGCAATACGTCTCTTATATGCTGATTTATCGTATTTCGCGTATACTCCTCGGTCATTCCGACCCGAACATAACCAACCGCTCCATTTTCAATGGGAACAACAATATCATGAATAACCCCTTCGTTTGAGTTAAATACCGATATTTCCTGCTGAGTAAGGTCAGGCATATCGTCCAGCAGTCCCTTCGGTATACCGCCGTGAAAGGTATGCGCCAAAAGTCGCTTGTTACTATCGATGATTAGAATATACCTCACATCTTCGCTGCTTGCTGCTGTTTGAGCCGCCAACTCATATAGATTGTACAGATCTTCCATTAATATATAATTTCCGCTGGCCAATGCTACGTGGGTTGCGATCTCGGCGCCGCGTTTTTGGAGCTGTTGCGAAACAATATCATCAAGAGAATCCCAAACAATTAAACCGGTGGCAAAGCTAAGCAATGCAATGATAAATAGTGCCATCGCCACTATCCGGTAATAAATCGACAGCCGTGACATCATCATAACTGCTCTCTCTTTTCTCGCAGCATCCGCCGAATCGGTTCAAACAGCTCTGGCTGAGGCGGCACGAACCGGTCAATCAATAATCCTTGCAGCGCTGGCGTCATTTGCGGGCTTTCATGCATGGTGAGCAGGGCCTTTCGCAAGATTTCCCGCTGTCCCTGACTTACACTTTTACCTGCGACTACTGGGCCAATCCCAGCTGCCGGCGAAACAGCAATAATCTTGACCGCCTCCGCCAGCTCCGGCTGCTTTTGCTTAGCTCGGTCGTATACTAGTCTGGTAACAGGCGCAGCATCAACAACCTTGTTTGCGACTGCGCGAAAGGAATTATCATGACTGTAAGTATAAATATAGCGTCCGAAGAATGTCTCCGGGGTCTGGTTTTTTTGTCGAAGCATATGTACTAAAAATGTATAGCCGGAATAGCTTAAAGGATCTGTAAATGCGACAGTCTTGCCTTTAAGATCGGATATCTTTCTTATCTCGCTATCCTTCGATACAACGATATACCCCTGATAATATGGCTGACCCATCCGCTGTTGACTAGCCAACATCTCAATCTCATCAAAACCACTGTAGTTTGCATATTCTCCGGATGAGAAGAACGCGATGTCCGCGCCTCCATTTAAGAGCAGTAGTGCAATCTCTGCATAACTTTTTCGTTGAATCAGAATCACCGGCCTGTCCACATGCCAACCGAGAAAATTAGCAATGGAGCGGTAATACACTACTGTCTCCTGCGGCAATAACACAGAGGAAATCGCCACCCGCAAAGACTGAGAATCCGCATTGACGGCAGATATGGCCGGCGGCGTTTCAACTTTCTTAAAATCGAGGTACTTGCTCTTACTCAAGAAAGAGCCGCACCCCATTAACCCGCAGATAGCCATCACAATTGTGAGCAAACAAACAAACCGCAAAGCTTTTCGATCCATAATTCGACCGCCCAAAGAAGAGAGTGTGTTTTCCCTTCAATTTTCTATTAATGTTATTCTCCCTGGAAACGGTAATCCCTCTTAATTTTACAGAATTGCCTGCATAATAGACAAGAACGATTCATCGTCTTGACTGACGGTGAATCGTTCTTGTCGTCGGCATTATTTCTGAGTCCCTTTAGCAACATGCCCATTCTTTAGTTTTTCAGCATATGCTTTGCGAAAACTGTCCTTGGCCAGCTCATGCATATGAAGCTGGCGGTTATTTCTGGACTATTGTCTCTTTGAATTGCTTTATTAATTCATAATTTCAGATGCAATTACCTGAAATGCAATTGTTTTGAAACGGCTTTCACATTCTTCTCTCTCAACCATTCACCAATTTCTTTCCCCTTTAATGTCTTGGGGACCACCTCTCCTTTGGGCAAGCCCATTACCGCTTTCAGTGGTCCCAGTTTTGGGATTTTTAATCCTGCTGCTTTGGCAATGATGTCGAACTCCTCAATAGTAAGAGAACCACGCCTTAATTTATTAATGGTATCTACAATCTTCTCAGGAGTGGGAGTTTCCAAGAAGCCTATTATTTGGCTGACAGCAACAGCGGCATCCAGCCAGTCACCAGGCAATGTCATTCTATTACTCCATAAGATTAAACTCTCTTCCCCCAGCACTAAACCAAAGGCTGCAAACCTTAACTTAGAATTTTGTGTAGCTTTTGCCACTGAATCTAGTCCGTCTATTACTCTTCTAAGCTCTCCTTCAGACAAATCTGAGATTTCTTTAAATGTAACCCGCAATAAATTAGTTTTTGCCAGAACCTTGAAAAATCGTCCTGGTTCCTGTGCTTCTGATAAAACCCTTCCCAATTCCGCAACCATACGATCCACAGGCTCATGAGCAAGTTCTTCCGCAGCAGCAATCATAAGAGGCAACGTATCGCGGTCTATGGCAAAACCAAATCTGGCAGATTGCCCTGCAAGTAGTACGGCGCGCATTGGATCATTGGAAAAATGTTGACTAGTCGCTCTGAGTACCTTGGCTTCTATATCCTTTCTTCCATGGAAAGGATCGATAATTTC includes:
- a CDS encoding ABC transporter substrate-binding protein; the protein is MSKKSILLLAIVMLCSTLLAGCGGSDKKAATPAAPAAGKKLIIYTSMKESLISGIVEGFKKKNPGIEVDYQSAGAGKLMAKIAAERQSGKILADIIWTSEVPDFYNMKKEGILEQYKTPLLKDIVNPFDDYDGYFTAARLGTLGIAINTDKIKTPPTQWSDLYKPEYKGAFGIADPALSGTAYMSVALLEKQFGWEFFDKLRANGARIGKGSGQVVDDTASGELAASLAVDYITYDKIEKGAHIALYYPPELLLAPSPVAIFKGGNVDAAKKFVDYLLDKEAQTLIAGEGTLSVRTDVTSPEKLKLPASADAWKRSIKIDYVKMMDSKKATIKQFTDTLQGKK
- a CDS encoding response regulator, with product MKQKLKVLLADDHKLLRSGLKLLLQRNPDMLVVGESADGEQTIQLFEQLQPDILLLDLSMPAMDGIECLKEIKSRYPEAKVIVLTMHEDENYIKRAMQAGASAYVHKSAADTDLFKAIEAVQAGGIYLSQQDSKLLLHVLLNREQDAIDKKAPYILLSPREREVLRLVAHGYSLAEVAERLSLSIKTVDTYKVRLSEKLQATKRSELVSYALKYGLLSTE
- a CDS encoding ATP-binding protein — its product is MMMSRLSIYYRIVAMALFIIALLSFATGLIVWDSLDDIVSQQLQKRGAEIATHVALASGNYILMEDLYNLYELAAQTAASSEDVRYILIIDSNKRLLAHTFHGGIPKGLLDDMPDLTQQEISVFNSNEGVIHDIVVPIENGAVGYVRVGMTEEYTRNTINQHIRDVLLTVLVICVLAVFLSSRISALITKPIRNLAEVAESITRGNLVIRANIRERGEVGKLATAFNEMAASLIQASADKEVLVGELLAKEQMRDTLIAKLMTAQEDERKRISRELHDETSQALTSLMLTMRVLAEDAPNQEQKDALLLGRDVAANILREVRDLAIELRPPALDDLGLVAAIERYSEKFAIRHGLNIELNTSGQQTSVDGQIAVALYRIVQESLNNVVKHSGATTVSINITFLPDQIMVTIADNGRGISDSDLIRAQKENRLGLYGMRERVELLQGRLDIRQSLYGGAELSIAIPQYRPRKGESS
- the phnD gene encoding phosphate/phosphite/phosphonate ABC transporter substrate-binding protein, with product MDRKALRFVCLLTIVMAICGLMGCGSFLSKSKYLDFKKVETPPAISAVNADSQSLRVAISSVLLPQETVVYYRSIANFLGWHVDRPVILIQRKSYAEIALLLLNGGADIAFFSSGEYANYSGFDEIEMLASQQRMGQPYYQGYIVVSKDSEIRKISDLKGKTVAFTDPLSYSGYTFLVHMLRQKNQTPETFFGRYIYTYSHDNSFRAVANKVVDAAPVTRLVYDRAKQKQPELAEAVKIIAVSPAAGIGPVVAGKSVSQGQREILRKALLTMHESPQMTPALQGLLIDRFVPPQPELFEPIRRMLREKREQL
- a CDS encoding polynucleotide adenylyltransferase, with product MSTSVLTEKGFAEIIAKNGGRVFRVGGCVRDSFMGVTPKDIDFSIVGMVKKDFKILFPEAEECGKSFSVFCLAIDGIKREVAFARTERKVGSGYKGIKVSTKPKITIEEDLYRRDTTVNSIALDSLTGEIIDPFHGRKDIEAKVLRATSQHFSNDPMRAVLLAGQSARFGFAIDRDTLPLMIAAAEELAHEPVDRMVAELGRVLSEAQEPGRFFKVLAKTNLLRVTFKEISDLSEGELRRVIDGLDSVAKATQNSKLRFAAFGLVLGEESLILWSNRMTLPGDWLDAAVAVSQIIGFLETPTPEKIVDTINKLRRGSLTIEEFDIIAKAAGLKIPKLGPLKAVMGLPKGEVVPKTLKGKEIGEWLREKNVKAVSKQLHFR